One window of the Trifolium pratense cultivar HEN17-A07 linkage group LG2, ARS_RC_1.1, whole genome shotgun sequence genome contains the following:
- the LOC123909643 gene encoding zinc finger protein ZPR1 homolog, translating to MVEALFGAPLSNCETFQSFESLCMHCGENGTTNSFITSIPHFRKIWLSAFDCPHCCNKNNEVMYVDEIPTRCCSYTLKISSGNPEMLNRQVVKSEHATIKIPELDFEIQSEARRGSLSTVEGILMRAADELQERCKNVAPETAEAIDQFLVKLRACCAGESSFTFVLDDPAGNSFVENPFAPSSDPSMTIKFYDRTPEKQASLGYQVTQIGGTPDEALTEVSNQVKGEPHGSVGAAAGHRAIAQSNSAEIAEALFRYSTPEEVMTFPTTCYAGCAGGCETRMFEIDIPYFKKGIIMAFTCDVCGYRNSELKAGGGFAEKGKKMTLHVKNVNDLNRDVIKSDTASVQVPELDLELASGTLGGVVTTVEGLIKKISESLERVHGFTFGDSLDEHSRSKWLDFGARLNKLLSLDKPWTLILDDALANSFIAPATDDLKDDKQLMFEEYERTWEQDEELGLHDMDTSSADAAYESANTSSSE from the exons ATGGTTGAAGCACTTTTTGGCGCCCCTCTCTCTAACTGCGAAACCTTTCAAAGCTTTGAAAGCTTATGCATGCATTGCGGCGAAAAC GGCACTACAAATTCCTTCATCACTTCCATTCCTCACTTCAGAAAG ATTTGGTTGTCCGCTTTCGATTGTCCTCATTGTTGCAACAA GAATAATGAAGTAATGTATGTTGACGAAATTCCAACTCGTTGTTGCTCTTACACCTTGAAGATCTCATCAGGCAATCCAGAG ATGCTCAACAGACAAGTGGTAAAATCAGAACATGCTACCATCAAG ATACCGGAGTTGGATTTTGAGATTCAATCAGAGGCTCGGCGTGGCAGTCTGTCAacg GTAGAAGGGATACTGATGCGAGCTGCTGATGAACTTCAAGAACGATGCAAG AATGTTGCTCCGGAGACAGCTGAAGCAATAGATCAATTTTTGGTGAAGTTGCGAGCCTGTTGCGCAGGAGAATCATCATTTACATTTGTTCTTGACGATCCTGCTGGAAATAGCTTTGTTGAAAATCC GTTTGCTCCGTCATCTGATCCGTCAATGacaataaaattttatgatCGAACTCCTGAGAAACAAGCATCATTGGGATATCAAGTTACACAAATTGGAGGAACTCCAGATGAAGCACTAACAGAAGTTTCCAACCAAGTGAAGGGAGAACCACACGGGTCTGTAGGGGCAGCAGCAGGTCACCGAGCCATTGCACAGAGTAATAGTGCAGAGATTGCAGAAGCCTTATTTCGATATAGTACACCAGAAGAG GTGATGACTTTCCCAACAACTTGTTATGCTGGTTGTGCCGGTGGATGTGAAACTCGAATGTTTGAAATTG ATATTCCGTACTTCAAAAAAGGAATCATTATGGCATTCACTTGCGATGTTTGTGGTTACCGAAACTCTGAG TTGAAAGCGGGTGGGGGGTTTGCAGAGAAAGGAAAAAAGATGACTCTTCATGTGAAAAATGTTAACGACCTAAACCGTGATGTAATAAAG TCTGATACAGCTAGCGTACAAGTGCCTGAACTTGACTTGGAGTTGGCAAGTGGCACTTTAGGAGGAGTTGTTACAACTGTTGAaggtttaattaaaaaaattagtgaaa GTCTTGAGAGGGTCCATGGGTTTACTTTTGGAGACAGTCTTGATGAACATAGTAGAAGCAAGTGGCTTGACTTTGGGGCCAGGCTGAACAAG CTTCTTAGCTTGGATAAACCTTGGACTTTAATTCTTGATGATGCATTGGCAAATTCTTTCATAGCACCTGCAACTGATGATctaaaagacgacaagcaattAATGT TTGAGGAATATGAGAGGACATGGGAGCAAGATGAAGAATTAGGTCTCCATGACATGGACACATCTTCTGCCGATGCTGCTTATGAATCAGCAAATACTAGTAGCAGTGAGTAA
- the LOC123911463 gene encoding uncharacterized protein LOC123911463: MAAHSLTYMAESGDGQNAGGSGIFPPSTLHIQGSKVHTAMSFYASVFDAIDLGQTHDPRGVLARKFTLLNGAKSIYIVAVEEDADSSCITYGTTAAGSQVHLAGNPHGMMVAATDGIRGIAEKAEQNGGKVKFGKVLKSAEEKVYTVLTDPIGFLWCINPQ, encoded by the exons ATGGCGGCTCACTCTCTCACATACATGGCGGAATCAGGTGATGGTCAGAACGCCGGCGGCTCCGGTATATTTCCCCCCTCGACTTTACACATTCAAGGATCCAAGGTGCACACTGCCATGTCTTTCTACGCATCAGTCTTTGATGCCATTGACCTTGGTCAAACTCATGATCCAAGGGGAGTGCTCGCAAGAAAATTCACCTTGCTGAATGGAGCCAAATCCATTTACATAGTTGCAGTGGAAGAGGACGCTGATTC TTCATGCATCACTTATGGAACTACTGCTGCTGGAAGCCAAGTGCATTTGGCTGGGAATCCTCACGGGATGATGGTTGCTGCCACCGATGGTATCCGTGGCATTGCTGAAAAGGCCGAACAAAATGGTGGAAAGGTAAAGTTTGGGAAAGTTCTCAAGAGCGCCGAGGAAAAGGTGTACACTGTGTTGACCGATCCAATCGGTTTCCTTTGGTGTATCAACCCTCAGTGA